The DNA region gatcttctgatggccagtatgaacaggaagaatgattacagcaagaaaaacaagtgtcagtgttcatttggtcacctgactattgttttggGAGGAAAAATTGTAAACTTGTCCTTTAATTATCCAGCTTGTTAGTTTGGTCTGAAATGATGTTTTCAAAGTGCTAAAGGGTCTAAAAACAAAATGGAGTCCTGTGCCTCACAGCTgcttgaataaaataaaaaaagaacttcATCAGACTTTAGACTCATACTtaagtctttgtgtttctgtactTGTGGTTGGATACTTTGCATTGGACCTCATAACTAGTTGCAGATGTTGTTACTTTTGGGATTTGTGACACAAATACAAAGCTTCAAAGGCAGTAAATAATAAGTAAGAAAAGGCACTTCAGTACTGAGGATGCCCTAAATCCCCTGAGCTGGAAAGCATTTATTCTGCTAAACTGACATTTCTGCACTAAGTTGTTTTGGACATATGAGAGTAATATATCATCATTAACAgttaattaatcagttaatctgtAGTTACTCTTTTTAATAGGGGATTAAAGTACAACCACTACTAAAAGTAATAAGAGGAGGAAATTGACATTTACTGATGATGAGAATTAAGTGGGATGAAGTAAAACCAATGTATAACAGTGTTGCTGAAACTTAcagatggtggtgatgatgctGCCGTATCTGTAGCGAGTACCGTACAGGGAGGCAAGGTCTCTGGTAGCCCTCCGGGCCAGACGGCGCTGCAGAGAGAGATTACTATAATCACATACAGATGACTCTTCACAGTttctcatgttttgtttgttatattattgttgCATATTCTTACATTTCTAACATTACAAGCAAATCTGCAAAGGAACTATAAAAGCACAGAGCCCAGAGAAGAGATCAACCAACTAAAATTCTGAGTAAAGTTTTTTACCAGCTCGACCTGGTCCCTGGCTGGAGTTCTAGTGTAGCCGAAAGGGTACAGGAGCAACTGGGAGTAGGCATGGATGGAAATAAAGGCCTTGATGTTGCCATTGGATTTCACAAAGTCCACAATGGACTTGACCTCAGACTCAGAGTGAGCCCTGGGTCCACGGTAGATGTCTGAGCAGGGGTTGTTGCTGGCCCCGGGTCCTACACATGATCAGAGCAGAATTAAAGAAACAGCAAGGAAACAGATGCCACTGTCTATAAAGGATTGCTGTAGTCACTCGGcataataaaaatgaactgtcaTGGTGACTTAGTAGATGCTAATGCAGATAATGTAGTAGTACAGATAGTAGGGTCTCCATAAAACGCAATCacaaaaatatgtatgtgaGAGTCTTATATGTGTCATCAGTATTGTGTCCTCAGCTTCCTGAAGAGCATTTTGTGACAAGTCTGTGCAGTTGTGCTGCCATTTTGGCCACAACTCTCCTGATGTGTAGGATTTTAAAATTTGGTAACTTGATGTAATCTGGAAAGACGCTGAAAGACAGCAATGCACATCACTAAAATTCTACACATCAAAACTTAGCTAAGGCATTTCAGTATACATTGTACTGACTATAACTAGGTATGTGACAAATTAAATCTGAGTTTTGAATCATAGACATGTAAGCTGAGACATATGGGGCCCAAAGGATATATTGCTTCACATTTAAGGGTCTCTATACGGAAAGAAGTTGATAACCACTGCTTTAGACTACAGGTTTAGAGCTTAATGAATGCTGAGAAATGCGCGTGGTGCCTTGGTATATTccagcaaagagagaaagacattaCCTCCAAAACCAGCATCCCAGTTCCTGTTGGGATCGACTCCAACACATCTAGAGCCGGGGTTGGGCTTCCTGGTCTTACGCCACAAACGGTTCTGGAAACATCAGAGTAACATCAGTTTGtttcttattgttattattatttacctTTGGCTTGTAACTTTAGTATTTCAtctgctttgtcttttttttcttcttttttttctttggttgttGACATTATTATCACTGCTAATTATTTttactatatataatatttgtgtCTTGGGGtttttggctttgttttttctgcagatGGAGGTGATTGAAGTGTTGTGTATTCGGGTTATGTTTCATGTGTGGTCTGCtatggttttgtgtgtgtcagttccCCTGTGTTTATCCTAGTCTATCAGATCCTTGCCTGTTGCCTTATccagtcacctgttccccattccctcaTTAGTTCAGTATGTATTTGAtccctggttttcagttcagtctttgttggatcctttgttctgttttctcctTCACTTTGATCTgccagcttttgtttttgcctgcacaatctcagaattaaaaaaaattatatttcagTTCCCGTGCTTGCTGTTCTTGGGTCCACTTGCCTGCCAAATCATGACAAACTAATATAATCTACTAGTTtaactgtatatatttgatgtACATGAACATACAATATCAAATGGTGCAATACTCTTCACATGACACTTCTTGTTGCAAGAGTCATAAGAATTTGAGGATCTACAGACGGTTAAGAAATCTTACATGAATGAATATCTCAATCAGTAAAAAGAAGTTGTTTGCTATGTGAGACTCACAGTGTTGTGGGTGTAGTAGTAGCCATCAGGGTTGGTCACAATTTCCAGGAAGATGTCCATCCTGTTAAGGATGGCGGTGAGAGCAGGGTCACGGCCAAAATCAGTTGCAATCTAAATGTGAAGGACACAAGTTCCAGTGCAGAAGATCAGAAGCTGCAGAGACAGTTAGgggaaacaaaaaacaacccaaGAGTCATTTAAAGCACCTTCTTGGCAAACCAGGTACCACTGGCCTGAGTGACCCACTCTCTGGAGTGGATTCCAGTGTCGATCCAGATGGCAGGACGATTGGTTCCACCAGTGCTGAActaagaaacagaaaaaggaaacatgcaaacatacaaagAATAAATGAGcaaacatactaacatacttcATAAATGGtgaaattctaaaaaaaaatattaacaatcaTGCATGAATCTTCATTATGTCAAGAAAATGCTTTACGTATACTACTATTCTCTATGAAGCACAATAGTACAgcctttatttcttttgtttaccTTGAGCACATTCAGGGGACGACCCTCAAAGCTCTGACCAATCACCAGCTTGCTGACCAGTTTGGGATTCTCAGCCACCAGCATGTCCTGGAAACTGTAGATCTAAACCAAAGACAAAATCCCAGTCTTTATAAAGATTCTCTGTAGCGTCTCGACTGAGTCTAAatttcttgttgttgtgttattaTAATAATCTTGTAGATAATCTAAAAGATGCTTCTCGTAGAAGCAAAGTCATCAGTGACTGCTCTACTGTCAAGAAAAAAAGTGCTTAGATGGAAGTCAAATATAACACAGATACAAGACTCAAAGCAAAcagattttgaatttttgaatatt from Thunnus albacares chromosome 7, fThuAlb1.1, whole genome shotgun sequence includes:
- the LOC122985693 gene encoding carboxypeptidase A1-like: MRGLLAFAVLLVAVFGKKTFKGHQVLRITAKDDVQLSVIKTMEDMGEFELDFWRDVTDLATPVDVRVPFHSLQSVKNFLETQDIKYSIMIEDLQMMLDEEQEEMESAARVAEPRNTDSYDYARYHTISDIYSFQDMLVAENPKLVSKLVIGQSFEGRPLNVLKFSTGGTNRPAIWIDTGIHSREWVTQASGTWFAKKIATDFGRDPALTAILNRMDIFLEIVTNPDGYYYTHNTNRLWRKTRKPNPGSRCVGVDPNRNWDAGFGGPGASNNPCSDIYRGPRAHSESEVKSIVDFVKSNGNIKAFISIHAYSQLLLYPFGYTRTPARDQVELRRLARRATRDLASLYGTRYRYGSIITTIYQASGGTIDWTYNQGIKYSYTFELRDTGRFGFILPANQIIPTAQETWLGLMTIMDHTLKNPY